From the genome of Parcubacteria group bacterium, one region includes:
- a CDS encoding response regulator — protein sequence MEKKTILLVEDDSFVSDIYQTKISSEGFDMMVAENGLEAIKKLEEKIPDLILLDIVMPYMDGIETLKKIKKEEKWKKIPIILLTNLSEKEKIQEALGMGADDYLIKSHFTPSEVISKVNMVLKK from the coding sequence ATGGAAAAAAAGACGATATTGTTAGTAGAGGATGATTCTTTTGTCTCTGACATTTATCAGACAAAAATAAGCAGCGAGGGATTTGATATGATGGTGGCGGAAAATGGTTTGGAGGCAATAAAAAAATTGGAGGAAAAAATTCCCGATCTAATCCTTCTGGATATTGTGATGCCGTATATGGACGGGATAGAAACGCTTAAAAAAATTAAAAAGGAGGAAAAATGGAAAAAAATTCCGATTATTTTACTTACCAATTTGTCGGAAAAAGAAAAAATTCAAGAAGCACTGGGAATGGGAGCTGATGATTATTTGATTAAATCTCATTTTACTCCGTCAGAGGTAATCAGCAAGGTTAATATGGTATTAAAAAAATAA